From a single Actinomyces viscosus genomic region:
- a CDS encoding toxin-antitoxin system HicB family antitoxin, with product MSGKFQLRLGEDLHRRLAMEAAEQSISLNQYVVRKLAAAS from the coding sequence ATCTCGGGGAAGTTTCAGCTGCGTCTGGGCGAGGACCTCCATCGACGTCTGGCGATGGAGGCGGCGGAGCAGTCCATCAGCTTGAATCAGTATGTTGTGAGAAAGTTGGCCGCGGCCTCGTGA
- a CDS encoding putative quinol monooxygenase, with product MIRIVATFHVRPDAVEEFRALAGELVKGSRAEEGSIAYDLCVARDDATSFVVLETWRDDAAVDAHNASEHFTSLVPQLVDLSAEPPSVVQYVEA from the coding sequence ATGATCCGTATCGTCGCCACCTTCCACGTCCGTCCCGACGCCGTGGAGGAGTTCCGCGCGCTCGCGGGCGAGCTCGTCAAGGGCTCACGGGCGGAGGAGGGCAGCATCGCCTACGACCTGTGCGTGGCCCGAGACGATGCGACCTCCTTCGTCGTGCTTGAGACGTGGCGCGACGACGCGGCAGTCGATGCCCACAACGCCTCGGAGCACTTCACGAGCCTGGTTCCCCAGCTGGTGGACCTGTCCGCCGAGCCGCCCTCGGTGGTCCAGTACGTCGAGGCCTGA
- a CDS encoding N-acetylmuramoyl-L-alanine amidase — MKVPRALGRILPRCGHRPSGRRTRSGCRARLLAYRVTGLVALTPLLLSSLVPAAAAAPEAADSGGSTGGSGSASGADSAGQSVGQSDGPTPVQILDLTTSSGQATEIAQSGLDDAQTSPSSGGGDDSPAGTETSTPSTDGASSTSGDAGTSVLLKPVTGAGGTVRQAVARAAGATGGRTPSILPAATDPQADATLLTDPLEVDHFLVAGFTWTGSADLPEGVRIYLRVRENGTWSPWYLNEAADAGRDDRTTSGTGEFVTGGADAIQASVVGGSLPAGLKLALVPSQPQGEEVLDAADLKTTEAAPTPVIEDADAASPLQPGQSGVPGGSVEPAHSATATATSSLIRPADLQATVLPAATTANGLPVPVTTRGEWGANPSYMSWDPDYASAGHVVVHHTAGTNSYSAGQSASIVRGIYYYHAVTLDWGDIGYNFLIDKYGTVFEGRSGSTTAPAGRMSVGAHARGVNTGTMGLSMMGDYSSVSPSDTQLSSVGKMAGWFLKRAGVTDANGWAGLHVWTTERYQAGSTISMPRILGHRDVGYTTCPGNVGYSKLGTIRTIAQQQINGASAWKSESGSWYYLGAGGAKVAGWVSDGGGWYYLDASKGGAMATGWLRDAGGWYYLDGSKGGAMATGWVSDGGNWYYLTSDGAMVTGWLFDSNHWYYLGADGAMATGWVADGGSWYYLDASKGGAMATGWVSDSGSWYYLTSDGAMATGWVADGGSWYYLDASKGGAMATGWVSDSGSWYYLTSDGAMATGWVADGGSWYYLDASKGGAMVTGRVKIEGRWSTFAAGGAWQGYEGLHPVLASPTASRQQVIDTMVSTYNSSGHAYPSGTLSQGGAATAQSFFTTLYDEAVAEGVSPELLFAQVMKETAWLQSGGDVSAQQFNFGGLGATGGGAAGASFPSVQIGLRAQVQHLRAYADASATPQKLSRSLVDPRFTYVRKGSAVYVEHLGIQENPQRTGWATARNYGNDLAAMIDRYFG; from the coding sequence ATGAAAGTCCCTCGTGCTCTGGGCCGCATCCTCCCTCGCTGCGGTCATCGTCCCAGTGGTCGTCGCACCCGCAGTGGTTGCCGTGCTCGCCTGCTCGCCTACCGGGTCACCGGGCTGGTTGCCCTGACTCCGCTGCTCCTGTCGAGCCTGGTCCCCGCGGCCGCCGCCGCCCCCGAGGCCGCCGACTCCGGTGGCTCGACCGGAGGATCTGGCAGTGCCTCCGGCGCGGACTCCGCCGGGCAGTCCGTCGGGCAGAGCGACGGCCCCACCCCGGTCCAGATCCTCGACCTGACCACCTCCAGCGGGCAGGCCACCGAGATCGCCCAGTCGGGCCTCGACGACGCCCAGACCTCCCCGAGCTCAGGGGGCGGCGATGACTCACCGGCGGGCACTGAGACGTCGACTCCGTCGACTGACGGGGCCAGCAGCACCAGCGGCGACGCCGGCACCTCAGTGCTTTTGAAGCCAGTGACCGGCGCGGGAGGCACCGTTCGCCAGGCCGTCGCCCGGGCCGCGGGCGCGACCGGAGGACGAACCCCCTCGATCCTGCCCGCCGCCACCGACCCGCAGGCCGACGCCACCCTCCTCACCGACCCGCTCGAGGTCGACCACTTCCTCGTCGCAGGATTCACCTGGACCGGCAGCGCCGACCTGCCCGAGGGCGTGCGCATCTACCTGCGCGTCCGCGAGAACGGCACCTGGTCGCCCTGGTACCTCAATGAGGCGGCTGACGCCGGACGCGACGACCGCACCACCTCCGGCACCGGCGAGTTCGTCACCGGCGGGGCCGACGCGATCCAGGCCTCCGTCGTCGGCGGCTCACTGCCCGCAGGCCTGAAGCTGGCCCTCGTGCCCTCCCAGCCCCAGGGGGAGGAGGTCCTGGACGCGGCAGACCTCAAGACCACCGAGGCCGCACCGACCCCGGTCATCGAGGACGCCGACGCCGCCTCACCGCTCCAGCCGGGCCAGTCCGGGGTGCCGGGAGGCTCTGTCGAACCGGCGCACTCGGCGACTGCGACGGCGACGTCGTCGTTGATCAGGCCCGCGGACCTCCAGGCGACGGTGCTGCCGGCAGCGACGACCGCCAACGGCCTGCCGGTACCGGTCACCACCCGAGGCGAGTGGGGCGCCAACCCCTCCTACATGAGCTGGGACCCCGACTACGCGAGCGCCGGCCACGTCGTCGTCCACCACACCGCGGGAACCAACAGCTACTCAGCCGGCCAGTCCGCCTCCATCGTGCGGGGCATCTACTACTACCACGCGGTCACCCTGGACTGGGGCGACATCGGATACAACTTCCTCATCGACAAGTACGGCACCGTCTTCGAGGGGCGCTCCGGCTCCACGACGGCGCCCGCCGGCAGGATGAGCGTCGGAGCGCACGCCCGAGGCGTCAACACCGGCACCATGGGCCTGTCCATGATGGGTGACTACAGCAGCGTCAGCCCCTCGGACACGCAGCTGAGCTCCGTGGGCAAGATGGCCGGCTGGTTCCTCAAGCGAGCCGGCGTCACGGACGCCAACGGCTGGGCGGGCCTGCACGTGTGGACCACCGAGCGATACCAGGCCGGCTCCACCATCTCGATGCCCCGCATCCTGGGGCACCGCGACGTCGGCTACACCACCTGTCCCGGAAACGTCGGCTACTCCAAGCTCGGCACGATCCGCACCATCGCCCAGCAGCAGATCAACGGTGCCAGCGCCTGGAAGTCAGAGTCCGGCTCCTGGTACTACCTGGGGGCCGGCGGTGCCAAGGTCGCCGGCTGGGTCAGTGACGGCGGCGGCTGGTACTACCTGGACGCCTCCAAGGGTGGGGCCATGGCCACGGGCTGGCTTCGCGACGCCGGCGGCTGGTACTACCTGGACGGCTCCAAGGGAGGGGCCATGGCCACCGGCTGGGTCAGTGACGGCGGCAACTGGTACTACCTGACGTCCGACGGCGCCATGGTCACCGGCTGGCTGTTCGACTCCAACCACTGGTACTACCTGGGGGCCGATGGTGCCATGGCCACCGGGTGGGTGGCCGACGGCGGCAGCTGGTACTACCTGGACGCCTCCAAGGGCGGGGCCATGGCCACGGGCTGGGTCAGCGATAGCGGTAGCTGGTACTACCTGACGTCCGACGGCGCCATGGCCACGGGCTGGGTGGCCGACGGCGGCAGCTGGTACTACCTGGACGCCTCCAAGGGTGGCGCGATGGCCACGGGCTGGGTCAGCGATAGCGGTAGCTGGTACTACCTGACGTCCGACGGCGCCATGGCCACGGGCTGGGTGGCCGACGGCGGCAGCTGGTACTACCTGGACGCCTCCAAGGGCGGGGCCATGGTCACCGGCCGCGTGAAGATCGAGGGCCGCTGGTCCACCTTCGCCGCTGGCGGCGCCTGGCAGGGCTACGAGGGGCTGCACCCGGTCCTGGCATCGCCCACAGCGAGCAGGCAGCAGGTCATTGACACAATGGTCTCCACCTATAACAGCTCGGGGCACGCCTACCCGTCCGGCACCCTGTCCCAGGGCGGGGCCGCTACGGCCCAGAGCTTCTTCACCACCCTCTATGACGAGGCGGTGGCCGAGGGCGTCAGCCCTGAGCTCCTCTTTGCCCAGGTGATGAAGGAGACCGCCTGGCTCCAGTCCGGAGGCGACGTCTCAGCCCAGCAGTTCAACTTCGGAGGGCTGGGAGCCACCGGTGGGGGCGCCGCGGGCGCCTCCTTCCCGAGCGTCCAGATCGGGCTGCGAGCCCAGGTGCAGCACCTGAGGGCATACGCCGACGCGAGCGCCACTCCCCAGAAGCTCTCCCGCTCACTGGTCGACCCCCGCTTCACCTATGTGCGCAAGGGGTCGGCCGTCTACGTCGAGCACCTGGGCATCCAGGAGAACCCCCAGCGCACCGGCTGGGCCACCGCCCGCAACTACGGCAACGACCTGGCAGCCATGATCGACCGGTACTTCGGGTAG
- a CDS encoding DUF6020 family protein, which yields MLFAIVFAAVDAASQVVGRFQSESGVILRTSFGPVRLLAALVLSGAVCWGFLALVDLTEQRRARGSRNDDGEPSGNGTPGSVTPGTGRPARRHLALTAFLVPLVCWSFLYAHLWPMASMNDTAWILRNPTGAGAQHPITYTLTVGGLFRLGRLVGGDVVGVVLLSVGQMLLWAACVSVVVVFLDRRGASRRMSGLLIAYCALMPLVADYSFAVVKDAAFSLFATLLIPVLLVVRASAGRVLLSGRGAMVVVAVLAGFALMRNNALPVVLVILALVVWWSRAHLRRAVAVSAVALVLIVVPPAATAQSAHAEEALGIPLQMVGYTLVHDADCLPQDSRRVFDAVLEPAVWKQVYRPTSVDPVKDAEAFNTAYLDANRGRFLSAWGRALVACPRPFVTGFLIQTANLWRFDADPIRTDGQSRFVSAVSNYPADRERLIRSYASAGVVNHSLLPRPLRPVGDAVVRAMEATPGQGTWMWVMALSVTGFVYARRREWVAIYTPMILLWATLLIAAPTVTPFRYMAPVIMVVPIGLAVLLGTDRTAWEPAATHDTPHD from the coding sequence GTGCTCTTCGCGATCGTCTTCGCGGCGGTGGATGCCGCCTCCCAGGTGGTGGGCCGGTTCCAGTCGGAGTCCGGGGTGATCCTCAGGACCTCCTTCGGTCCGGTGCGGCTCCTGGCGGCTCTGGTTCTCAGCGGCGCCGTGTGCTGGGGCTTCCTGGCGCTGGTCGATCTCACCGAGCAGCGTCGGGCTCGCGGGTCCCGCAACGACGACGGCGAGCCGTCAGGCAACGGGACGCCGGGCTCGGTGACCCCGGGCACGGGGAGGCCGGCCCGCCGGCACCTGGCGCTGACGGCCTTCCTGGTGCCGTTGGTGTGCTGGTCCTTCCTGTACGCGCACCTGTGGCCGATGGCCTCGATGAACGACACGGCCTGGATCCTGCGCAACCCCACCGGCGCCGGGGCCCAGCATCCCATCACCTACACCCTGACGGTCGGGGGCCTGTTCCGGCTGGGGCGCCTGGTCGGGGGCGACGTGGTCGGCGTCGTGCTGCTGTCGGTGGGGCAGATGCTGCTGTGGGCGGCCTGCGTGAGCGTCGTCGTCGTCTTCCTGGACCGCAGGGGCGCCTCACGTCGGATGAGCGGGCTCCTCATCGCCTACTGCGCACTCATGCCGCTCGTGGCCGACTACTCCTTCGCCGTGGTCAAGGACGCCGCCTTCTCCCTGTTCGCCACCCTGCTCATCCCGGTGCTGCTGGTGGTGCGCGCCAGCGCCGGGCGGGTGCTGCTGAGCGGTCGCGGCGCCATGGTGGTCGTGGCGGTGCTGGCCGGCTTCGCGCTCATGCGCAACAACGCCCTGCCGGTGGTCCTGGTGATCCTGGCGCTGGTGGTGTGGTGGTCGCGGGCCCACCTGCGCCGGGCGGTGGCGGTGAGCGCCGTCGCCCTGGTGCTCATCGTCGTTCCACCGGCCGCGACGGCGCAGTCCGCGCATGCCGAGGAGGCGCTGGGGATCCCCTTGCAGATGGTCGGCTACACCCTGGTCCACGACGCCGACTGCCTGCCGCAGGACAGCCGGAGGGTCTTCGACGCCGTCCTGGAGCCGGCCGTCTGGAAGCAGGTCTACCGGCCCACCAGCGTCGACCCCGTCAAGGACGCCGAGGCCTTCAACACCGCCTACCTCGATGCGAACCGCGGCCGGTTCCTCTCCGCCTGGGGCCGGGCGCTGGTGGCCTGTCCCCGCCCCTTCGTCACCGGTTTCCTCATCCAGACCGCCAACCTGTGGCGCTTCGACGCCGACCCGATCCGCACCGACGGGCAGTCCCGCTTCGTCTCCGCGGTCTCGAACTACCCGGCCGACCGGGAGCGCCTGATCCGCAGCTACGCCAGCGCCGGCGTGGTCAACCACTCGCTCCTGCCCCGGCCCCTGCGCCCGGTGGGCGACGCCGTCGTACGGGCGATGGAGGCCACGCCGGGCCAGGGGACCTGGATGTGGGTGATGGCGCTGAGCGTCACCGGATTCGTCTACGCCCGCCGTCGCGAGTGGGTGGCGATCTACACCCCCATGATCCTGCTGTGGGCGACGCTCTTGATCGCGGCGCCCACCGTCACACCGTTCCGCTACATGGCGCCCGTCATCATGGTGGTGCCGATCGGGCTCGCCGTCCTGCTGGGGACCGACCGGACGGCCTGGGAGCCGGCAGCCACGCACGACACCCCTCACGATTGA
- the rfbB gene encoding dTDP-glucose 4,6-dehydratase produces the protein MHVLITGGAGFIGANFVHQTLVRHPDATVTVLDKLTYAGNKGSLADLDDRVSLVVGDIADADVVDPLVADADVVVHFAAESHNDNSLRDPSPFIQTNLVGTFTLLEAARRHGTRFHHISTDEVYGDLELDDPAKFEPTTPYNPSSPYSSSKAGSDLLVRAWVRSFGLEATISNCSNNYGPYQHIEKFIPRQITNLIDGVRPKLYGAGENVRDWIHVLDHNDAVWDIVEKGRIGETYLIGADGEKNNKQVVELILELMGYEPDDYEHVADRPGHDMRYAIDNSKLVQELGWSPKFTDFRSGLQATIDWYRDNEAWWRPLKAEVEAKYAAQGQ, from the coding sequence ATGCACGTCCTTATCACCGGAGGCGCCGGCTTCATCGGCGCCAACTTCGTCCACCAGACCCTGGTGCGCCACCCCGACGCCACCGTCACCGTCCTGGACAAGCTCACCTACGCCGGGAACAAGGGCTCGCTGGCGGACCTCGACGACCGCGTCAGCCTCGTCGTCGGAGACATCGCCGACGCCGACGTCGTCGACCCTCTCGTGGCCGACGCCGACGTCGTCGTCCACTTCGCTGCCGAGTCCCACAACGACAACTCGCTGCGCGACCCCTCCCCCTTCATCCAGACCAACCTCGTGGGCACCTTCACCCTCCTGGAGGCTGCGCGTCGCCACGGGACGCGCTTCCACCACATCTCCACCGACGAGGTCTACGGCGACCTGGAGCTGGACGACCCGGCCAAGTTCGAGCCGACGACGCCCTACAACCCCTCCTCCCCCTACTCCTCGTCCAAGGCCGGCTCCGACCTGCTCGTGCGCGCCTGGGTCCGCTCCTTCGGCCTGGAGGCCACGATCTCCAACTGCTCAAACAACTACGGGCCCTACCAGCACATCGAGAAGTTCATCCCCCGCCAGATCACCAACCTCATCGACGGCGTGCGTCCCAAGCTCTACGGCGCCGGTGAGAACGTGCGCGACTGGATCCACGTCCTGGACCACAACGACGCCGTGTGGGACATCGTCGAGAAGGGCCGCATTGGCGAGACCTACCTCATCGGCGCCGACGGCGAGAAGAACAACAAGCAGGTCGTCGAGCTCATCCTGGAGCTCATGGGCTACGAGCCCGACGACTACGAGCACGTCGCCGACCGCCCCGGCCACGACATGCGCTACGCCATCGACAACTCCAAGCTGGTCCAGGAGCTCGGCTGGTCCCCGAAGTTCACCGACTTCCGCTCCGGTCTGCAGGCGACCATCGACTGGTACCGGGACAACGAGGCCTGGTGGCGCCCGCTCAAGGCCGAGGTCGAGGCCAAGTACGCCGCCCAGGGGCAGTAA
- a CDS encoding glycosyltransferase, with protein sequence MDLSNLDIAAIVPCYNEEGAIGKVVTDLLTAVPTMHVYVYDNCSTDRTAEVAAAAGAIVRREERKGKGNVVRRAFADVEADIYVMIDGDDTYEAAALPGMIETLLEGPYDHVLGVRRDVQEKSSYRPGHEAGNKAFNRLTSRVFGTHVTDMLSGYRVFSRRFVKSFPAMSREFEIETELTVHAATLRVPQIEVPVGFKERAAGTESKLNTFSDGFKILGLIARLVRDERPILFYGTLGFLTWFLAIVLGVPVVWHFLEFGNVPRFPTLFLSIGLVTLGFLWMMLGVIQSGLRRSRANAARLAYLTYPAVSYV encoded by the coding sequence GTGGATCTCTCCAACCTCGACATCGCAGCGATCGTCCCGTGCTACAACGAGGAGGGCGCGATCGGAAAGGTCGTCACCGACCTTCTGACGGCCGTTCCCACGATGCACGTCTACGTCTACGACAACTGCTCCACCGACCGCACCGCCGAGGTCGCAGCCGCTGCCGGCGCCATCGTCCGCCGTGAGGAGCGCAAGGGCAAGGGGAACGTGGTCCGCCGGGCCTTCGCCGACGTCGAGGCCGACATCTACGTCATGATCGACGGGGACGACACCTACGAGGCCGCCGCGCTGCCCGGCATGATCGAGACTCTCCTGGAGGGCCCCTACGACCATGTCCTCGGCGTGCGCCGCGACGTGCAGGAGAAGAGCTCCTACCGGCCCGGCCACGAGGCTGGCAACAAGGCCTTCAACCGCCTGACCTCCCGGGTCTTCGGCACCCACGTCACCGACATGCTCTCCGGCTACCGCGTCTTCTCGCGCCGGTTCGTCAAGTCCTTCCCCGCCATGAGCCGCGAGTTCGAGATCGAGACCGAGCTGACGGTTCACGCCGCCACCCTGCGCGTGCCCCAGATCGAGGTCCCAGTCGGCTTCAAGGAGCGCGCCGCCGGCACGGAGTCCAAGCTCAACACCTTCTCCGACGGGTTCAAGATCCTGGGCCTCATCGCCCGACTCGTGCGCGACGAGCGCCCCATCCTCTTCTACGGCACCCTGGGGTTCCTCACCTGGTTCCTCGCCATCGTCCTGGGCGTCCCGGTCGTGTGGCACTTCCTGGAGTTCGGCAACGTCCCGCGCTTCCCCACCCTCTTCCTGAGCATCGGCCTGGTGACCCTGGGATTCCTGTGGATGATGCTCGGGGTCATCCAGTCGGGGCTGCGGCGCTCGCGGGCCAACGCCGCCCGCCTGGCCTATCTCACCTACCCGGCCGTCTCATACGTCTAG